From the Saprospiraceae bacterium genome, the window ACAGTTTTCCACAGCAGTAATGGTAGTGAACCGTCACCCCCGACACCGCGAGCAAATAATAAGCGGAAAACAATATGATGGATAAGCGTTTCATAATTTCACACAAAAATACCCCATCTCCGATAGCCGAAGAATGATTGGAGTCAACGCAAGAGCTGACACTCATCAATATTTCGAGCAAAGGTTGGAGCATACGACGGATGCATTTTGCCAACGACAATGGTTAACATGGGGAAGCAGTATTCAGAGCTCCTGTTTGACTTTTTGTTCCGGTTTTCCGGAAAGCAGCGACGCCGGATTTTGCAAATACGGCCCGATTTTCTGCCAATCTTTCAATTGCTCCTCCATCGTCCGGTTCGCCAATCCCAAACCGCCACAGTGCGACATGGCAAACAATATCCGTTTGCCGGGCAAATGAAACGGCGGGCATTTCAGCAATCCGTTCATGGACTCGTAGGGCAGGGAAGGGAAAATAAGCCGGAGCGCCTTGAAAGCGCTGATACCAACCGTGACAATGAGCCGGGGTTGGATGATTTCAATCAACGGCGCGGTAAAATGCACAGAACTGTGCCGCAGCCAATCGTGCTTCAATTCTGCCGACATCCCGCCTGATTTGATGCCCAGTACAGCGTTGGTAAAGAACAAGGGTTGTGCCACAGGCGCCGAAGGCGGGCCGGGGTCGAGGCCGATGTTGCTCAGCAGTTTGCGCAGACCCCGGTTGGTCGGATTATCGTCCGTGTCGCGCCCCTGGTTTCTGACGAAATAATTGTCGTCGCCCCAATCCTGTCCGATTACCAGCAGTTCGGCATCCAGATTTCCCTGCCAAAGCGACCAGGGGCCGAGCTGCTCGCAGTCGAATTGCCCGCCGGCGATTTGCGAAGGATTTTGCAGCCCTGCCGGAAACTCAACGGCCTTGCGTTTTTGTACCAATTCGCGATATGCCTGCTGTTTGTCCATGATTATCAATGTTTTGTGCCGAAAACCGAGTAAATCCGCATGGTGCCGAACAGGGTATCTACTTTACGCGCTTCCTGCACCAGGGCAAATCCCGATTCATGGAAAATCTGTGGCAACCGCCCCTGCACGTTTTCGCGGGTGGTTTTGAATCCGTCGAGCAATTGCACGACGTAGAAAGCCAGCCGCATCCGCCGGTTGGAAGGTTTGCCCCAATCGGCTACATGCAGACTGCCGGAGGGTTTCAGCACACGTCGCAATTCGCGCAGGCTTCGGCGTTTTTGTGCCGGAGCCAGGTGATGCAGCACCAAGCAAGTCACCACCCGGTCGAACGTGGCATCGGGGTAGGGGAGTATCTCGCCGTTGTACTGCGCCAACTCCAAAAAAACACCCGCTTTTTCCACCTTTTGTTGCGCTATCACAAGCGCCTCCGGGTCCACATCCACCCCGACCACTTCGGGCATCGGATGGCGTTGTTTGAGCCGGATGGCGAGTGAAGCCGTGCCCGTGCCAAAATCAAGGATTTGTTGGCCTGAGCGAATGTCTGCGCTATTTATCAGGGCATCGCGTACCTGGGCTTCGGGGAATACCCGTGCCATCAGTGCGTCGTACCAGCGCGTGAGCCAGCGAAACCGCAGGGCCGGGACATAATTGGCAGTGGTTGTAGTTTTCATTGGCAACATTTCTTTTTTGGAATGAACCATTTGAGCACTTTCAAAATATTGGACCACATAGCATTTGATATTGAAAAAGAAGGTTGTCAAAATCGGCGGACGCCTTTTCGGCAGTCCGCCGTCATGTTGAAAAACCTACTTTATGAAAATGACGATTACTAACAAGAAACTTATTGCAAACCCCGCCGCAGCAACTGCGCGTTGAGTGCCACAATGATGGTGCTGACAGACATCAATACTGCCCCAAATGCGGGGGAAATCATCAGTTTTGGATAAAACAGCCCTGCCGCGACTGGAATCGCAACGAGGTTGTATGCTGTCGCCCAAAACAGGTTCTGTATCATTTTCCGGTAAGTCGCCTTGCCAAAGCGCACGAGACGGAGGATGTCTTGCGGGTCGCTATTGACCAGAATGATGTCGGCGGTTTCGGCAGCCACGTCGGTGCCGGAGCCGACGGCGATGCCCACATCGGCTTGGGCGAGCGCGGGCGCGTCGTTTACCCCGTCGCCGGTCATGGCCACGAATTCGCCTTCGGCTTGAAGTTCTTTTACAATTTCGACTTTTTGATGCGGCAGCACCTCGGCAAAGACTTCGTTCAGCCGCAATTCGCGCCGTACACTTTCAGCCACCTGCTTGTTGTCGCCGGTAGCCATGATGACCTTTACACCGTCATTTTGAAAAGCGGCGACCGCGGCGGCGGAAGTTTTGCGCAGCCGGTCGGCCAGCGCGATGAATCCGACCAATTGGCCATCCACCAGCACAAACACCACGGTTTCTGCCGCCTTGCTTTGAACCGATTCCGGCAGGGCGATCTTCTTGTTTTTCAAGTAATTGGGGCTGACCACCAGCACATCTTTCCCGCCGATTTTCCCCTGAATGCCCTGAGCCGTGAGCGACTGAAAATCGCGAACTTCGAGCAACTTAACGCCCTTTTCTTCCGCGAAACGTACAATTCCCTGCGCTATCGGGTGCTCGGAGTTTTGTTCCAACGAAGCGGCGAGTTGCAGAATGTCCTGTTCCTTGTATTTAGTTGCCACGGACACCACGCGGTTCACGCCGAACGCGCCTTCGGTAAGCGTGCCGGTTTTGTCGAAGACGATGGCCGTGATTTTGCGGGAATTTTCAAAAGCTGTGCGGTTGCGGATAAGCAATCCGTGCTGCGCCGACAATGCGGTGGAAATGGCGACCACCAACGGAATGGCCAGCCCCAGCGCGTGCGGACAAGCGATGACCATCACCGTCACCATACGTTCGAGCGCGAAGGCTGTCGTTTGCCCTGCCCAAAGCCAGTAGCCCAACGTCAACAGCCCCGCGACAATGGCTAAGTATGTTAGCCAGCGTGCGGCGCGGTCGGCTAAGTTTTGAGTTTTAGATTTACTGGATTGGGCTTCCTGCACCATGCGCACCACTTTTTGCAAATAACTGTCCTGCCCGGCATTGGTCACCTGGATTTTCAAGGTGCTGCTGCCGTTCACAGCTCCTGCAATGACTTTTGCGCCGATCGCCTTAACTACCGGCTGCGATTCGCCGGTCAGCATGGATTCATTGACGTAGCTCTCGCCTTCCACCACCTCACCGTCTGCCGGTATTTTTTCGTTGGCTTTTATCAACACCACCTCACCGACTTGCAAGTGCTGAATCGGGTGGTCCTGCACCGAGCCGTCGGCCTGCACCACGTGTGCCTCGGCGGGCATCAGGCTGACCAGCATTTCCAGCGCCCGCGACGCGCCCGACACGGTTTTCATTTCAATCCAGTGGCCAAGCAGCATCACTACGATAAGCGTGGCCAATTCCCAATAAAAATCCATTCCCGGCAGCCCGAAAGTGACCGCCACGCTGTACACAAACGCTACTGTCGTGGCCAGCGCGATGAGCGTCATCATGCCGGGGATGCGGTGGCGCAATTCGGCCACGGCCCCGGCCAAAAACGGCTGGTTGCCGTAAGCAAATAGAATGGAGGATAGACCGAACAACACCCACTTGCGCCCCGCAAAATCGAGGTGAAACCCAAAGAAGTGCTGAATCATATCGGACAGCAACAATATGGGGACGGTCAAAGCCAGGGACAACCAGAATTTGCGCCGGAAACCGTCCACCGAATGGCCTTTGTGTTTGTCGTGTTCGCCGTGCTCACCGCCAGCCGAGGCATGATGAGCATGAACGCCGTTGGCGGCAGCCGGT encodes:
- a CDS encoding uracil-DNA glycosylase family protein → MDKQQAYRELVQKRKAVEFPAGLQNPSQIAGGQFDCEQLGPWSLWQGNLDAELLVIGQDWGDDNYFVRNQGRDTDDNPTNRGLRKLLSNIGLDPGPPSAPVAQPLFFTNAVLGIKSGGMSAELKHDWLRHSSVHFTAPLIEIIQPRLIVTVGISAFKALRLIFPSLPYESMNGLLKCPPFHLPGKRILFAMSHCGGLGLANRTMEEQLKDWQKIGPYLQNPASLLSGKPEQKVKQEL
- a CDS encoding class I SAM-dependent methyltransferase, whose translation is MKTTTTANYVPALRFRWLTRWYDALMARVFPEAQVRDALINSADIRSGQQILDFGTGTASLAIRLKQRHPMPEVVGVDVDPEALVIAQQKVEKAGVFLELAQYNGEILPYPDATFDRVVTCLVLHHLAPAQKRRSLRELRRVLKPSGSLHVADWGKPSNRRMRLAFYVVQLLDGFKTTRENVQGRLPQIFHESGFALVQEARKVDTLFGTMRIYSVFGTKH
- a CDS encoding copper-translocating P-type ATPase encodes the protein MENHEHPHPTPPQRQEHRLSPAAANGVHAHHASAGGEHGEHDKHKGHSVDGFRRKFWLSLALTVPILLLSDMIQHFFGFHLDFAGRKWVLFGLSSILFAYGNQPFLAGAVAELRHRIPGMMTLIALATTVAFVYSVAVTFGLPGMDFYWELATLIVVMLLGHWIEMKTVSGASRALEMLVSLMPAEAHVVQADGSVQDHPIQHLQVGEVVLIKANEKIPADGEVVEGESYVNESMLTGESQPVVKAIGAKVIAGAVNGSSTLKIQVTNAGQDSYLQKVVRMVQEAQSSKSKTQNLADRAARWLTYLAIVAGLLTLGYWLWAGQTTAFALERMVTVMVIACPHALGLAIPLVVAISTALSAQHGLLIRNRTAFENSRKITAIVFDKTGTLTEGAFGVNRVVSVATKYKEQDILQLAASLEQNSEHPIAQGIVRFAEEKGVKLLEVRDFQSLTAQGIQGKIGGKDVLVVSPNYLKNKKIALPESVQSKAAETVVFVLVDGQLVGFIALADRLRKTSAAAVAAFQNDGVKVIMATGDNKQVAESVRRELRLNEVFAEVLPHQKVEIVKELQAEGEFVAMTGDGVNDAPALAQADVGIAVGSGTDVAAETADIILVNSDPQDILRLVRFGKATYRKMIQNLFWATAYNLVAIPVAAGLFYPKLMISPAFGAVLMSVSTIIVALNAQLLRRGLQ